One genomic window of Pempheris klunzingeri isolate RE-2024b chromosome 12, fPemKlu1.hap1, whole genome shotgun sequence includes the following:
- the LOC139210690 gene encoding polycomb group RING finger protein 5-B-like isoform X1, translated as MAATGRKHLVRDFNHFITCYLCRGYLIKPTTVTECLHTFCKSCIVQHFEESNDCPKCGIQVHETNPLEMLRLDNTLEEIIFKLVPGLREKEEQQELEFWRKNQPKENGQTENLRCQRLGLPDVGGDDGDGGGGGDDADDGGDEDYHRSDPQIAICLDCLRNTGQSGESTVTDLMKRFIRCSSRVTVGTIKKFLSLKLKLPSSYELDVLCNGEIMGRDHTLEFIYMTRWRLHGENTYPMVLEYRPRIDFG; from the exons ATGGCGGCTACAGGAAGGAAGCACTTAGTGAGAGACTTTAACCATTTCATCACTTGTTACCTGTGTCGAGGTTACCTGATTAAACCGACCACGGTCACCGAGTGCCTGCACACCT TCTGTAAGAGCTGTATTGTGCAGCACTTTGAGGAGAGCAATGACTGTCCTAAATGTGGCATTCAGGTCCATGAGACCAACCCACTGGAGATGCTCAG GTTGGACAACACCCTGGAGGAGATCATTTTCAAGCTGGTGCCCGGACTCAGAGAAA AAGAGGAACAGCAGGAACTCGAATTCTGGAGGAAGAATCAGCCCAAAGAAAACGGCCAGA cagaaaacTTGAGGTGTCAGAGGCTGGGGCTGCCTGATGTCGGAGGCGATGAtggagatggtggtggtggtggtgatgatgcaGACGATGGCGGTGATGAAGACTACCACAGAAGTGACCCTCAGATAGCAATCTGTCTGGACTGCCTACGCAACACGGGACAGTCCGGGGAGAGCACTGTCACG GATTTGATGAAGAGGTTCATCCGCTGCTCCAGTAGAGTCACCGTGGGAACAATTAAGAAGTTTCTCAGTCTTAAACTGAAGCTGCCCAGCTCTTACGAG CTGGATGTGCTGTGTAACGGAGAAATCATGGGCAGAGATCACACACTCGAGTTCATCTACATGACCCGATGGAGGCTACATGGAGAGAAT ACGTATCCCATGGTTCTTGAGTACCGGCCACGAATCGACTTTGGCTGA
- the LOC139210690 gene encoding polycomb group RING finger protein 5-A-like isoform X2 has product MAATGRKHLVRDFNHFITCYLCRGYLIKPTTVTECLHTFCKSCIVQHFEESNDCPKCGIQVHETNPLEMLRLDNTLEEIIFKLVPGLREKEEQQELEFWRKNQPKENGQKNLRCQRLGLPDVGGDDGDGGGGGDDADDGGDEDYHRSDPQIAICLDCLRNTGQSGESTVTDLMKRFIRCSSRVTVGTIKKFLSLKLKLPSSYELDVLCNGEIMGRDHTLEFIYMTRWRLHGENTYPMVLEYRPRIDFG; this is encoded by the exons ATGGCGGCTACAGGAAGGAAGCACTTAGTGAGAGACTTTAACCATTTCATCACTTGTTACCTGTGTCGAGGTTACCTGATTAAACCGACCACGGTCACCGAGTGCCTGCACACCT TCTGTAAGAGCTGTATTGTGCAGCACTTTGAGGAGAGCAATGACTGTCCTAAATGTGGCATTCAGGTCCATGAGACCAACCCACTGGAGATGCTCAG GTTGGACAACACCCTGGAGGAGATCATTTTCAAGCTGGTGCCCGGACTCAGAGAAA AAGAGGAACAGCAGGAACTCGAATTCTGGAGGAAGAATCAGCCCAAAGAAAACGGCCAGA aaaacTTGAGGTGTCAGAGGCTGGGGCTGCCTGATGTCGGAGGCGATGAtggagatggtggtggtggtggtgatgatgcaGACGATGGCGGTGATGAAGACTACCACAGAAGTGACCCTCAGATAGCAATCTGTCTGGACTGCCTACGCAACACGGGACAGTCCGGGGAGAGCACTGTCACG GATTTGATGAAGAGGTTCATCCGCTGCTCCAGTAGAGTCACCGTGGGAACAATTAAGAAGTTTCTCAGTCTTAAACTGAAGCTGCCCAGCTCTTACGAG CTGGATGTGCTGTGTAACGGAGAAATCATGGGCAGAGATCACACACTCGAGTTCATCTACATGACCCGATGGAGGCTACATGGAGAGAAT ACGTATCCCATGGTTCTTGAGTACCGGCCACGAATCGACTTTGGCTGA